A window of Narcine bancroftii isolate sNarBan1 chromosome 6, sNarBan1.hap1, whole genome shotgun sequence genomic DNA:
atgagggatgcccggtgggggggagaggggtgggcggtgacggtgggagatgatagatggaggggGCACCAGAGGAGCGAGGAGGAGACAAGGTTAGGTGGCCTTCTCTGCAATGGAGAGCCGGTCCCAGATTAGGAGTTcgcttcacccagcacctccACCCCGTCTGCAACAACGCCGACCTCCCCGCAGCCAGtgtagaggttaaaaccttgtgttgaTTTCTAGCTGCTCGATTTCCCTTTAATGAACTTGTTATTGTAGAgataccatagttactatgatgccATATGTCCTAATATCCAAAGGGACTGGGAGTTCGCTTTTCATTCTTGGAAGGACTATGGAAGAGACGTGACCTCTCGAGAAACTTTCCATTGAATTTATCCTCATTATTCatctgtggtggtgtgagcagaggAAGAAATACAGCCACCAGATTGAGGGTccttaacgactgtttttattcatatTCAGTGCACCCCTTTAAGGACaggatgagctcagtcacctggtgcattgtgacatcataatcgctgcccaagcgcatgctgatgacaccatttccccatggctgtccCGCTACGTGGCAATACATGTGGGGCTGGATTGTCATGAGGATATGCATCgccacacaacaccccccccccccccccgacccagcTACACGTCCTGTCGCTTTGGTGGTCGACCCCGACACTTGGCCACGGCTGTCTGCACCGCTTGTGATAAATCCAGGTGGGCCGCCTTCAGTCGCTGTAGCAGTgtaccttgtggtcccctccacatgaaaatgaactgggctgagtcaagctctttggggagatgaaatggtCAGGCACCGTGGCGTGCTGGGGCTGGGGGcgctagggaggccagtcgcaTGTGTAGGTTTGCCAGCAGGTtttggtcagtggcagtggtgtcagggtctgggccaaaaaactcacctggcagggaaagcggtgcaccatagaccatctccgctacTGAAGCCTACAGGTCCTCCTTGAGTGCCGTTCCAATCCCAAAAAGGGCCCAGAGTAGTTCAtctgcccagtctggtccagagagcctggccatacacaatgccttcaggtgcctgtggaacctctccaccaacccgttggattGCGGGaggtatgctgtggtgtgatggagcttgacccccccccccccccccaggagcttcgccatctgagtccacagggcagacatgAACCGTGCCCCTCTGTCACTAGTGATGTGTGCCGGGACTTCAAATCGAgcaatccattggctgaccagagtcctgttGCACGTCTCTGCAGAGGCCTCCTTAATCAGGACAGCCTCCGGCCACCTTATGGCCTGATCCACCACTgtgaggaggtaaagatacgacATGaacgtggatgtgatggaatctGCGAACCGTcaggtcgaagttctggatgggggctagcatgtgtcgctggaccttggaggtctggcacctggtacagttcctggccagttccaccACCTACTTCTTCAGCCGTGCCACACAAAACACTCTGTGACCATCTGCACGGTTGTCTTTATCGCTGGGTGAGCAAGGTCGTGGATCAGACCTTCACCCTCCAGTGCAGCGGGTCCACCAGGTGCAGCGTGCCTGTTGAGATGTTGCAGAGCAATATGTCTGGGCTGCTGTGCACCTGgatatccttgagtttgaggcccgagatggcagtctacaaggcctgcatctccgcatcatttctctgtgcctgagccagttgcttgtaatccaggctgggtgcaagagtgttgatggctggacggcAGAGCGCATccaccactacattgtccttgccagccCTGTGTCAGATGTTggtcgtgaactcagacacatacgagaggtggcgctgctgtctggcgGACCACAGATCCTTGTCTATCATCAGtccttgagtgaggggcttgtgatgtatgaaggctgtgaatggcctatcttcgaggaagtagcggaaatggcagatggccaaaAACAGAGTAAGGAGCTCCCAGTCAAAGGGGAGCTCCGGCgggcgcagctgcttgctgataAAGGCCAGTGGGCACCATTTTCcattgagccactgttccagaatctcccccccacccccccccccccccccactgccgtagctgaggcTTCCACAGAGAGCTCTGTGTGCGGCTCTGGCCCGCAGGCTATGGTGGTGATTTCGGGCCtgcgggcttctgctgtgtctACTCAGATAGAGTGGAACATTcgggcattgaccagccttttgaccttcatgtcaaccagtaggccgtgagctctgaggaagttgcCCCCAAACAGCGCGGTATCCACAGAGACTaggatgaacctccagtggaacttttcCTTCCCGatttggatctgtgccctgcgggtgccgtAGGTCAGGATGGTGGAGCAGTTGGCCATCTGCAGGGTTGGACCTCAAGACCAGGTGTGAGTCTCTAATGGTGTGAGGCGAAGGACACTGAGCTCagctgtgtccaccaggaatcggcagCCAGTGGATCTGTCCaccacatgaaggaggctgtttgtgtggccagccttcgcagccatcaatggtggctggcctggtcatttccctgaaacccacaTGGCTGGTGCACTTACAGATttgtgctccccagcgctggtggtagaaacaccaggtcgactgaCCTTCCTCTGGCTTGCTCTTCGGAGCGGCTTGTagtcggctggctcctggtcatgccacctggttgagagCTGCCTCATTCTCCTTCTTCATGCACCAGAGGGCATCGCAcaggctgctgctctccttgggTTCAAGAAGTCTTCATTTGTGAGGAGCCACTGGATGTCTTCCGGCATCTGTTCCTGGAATATCtgcagaagttttttttaatttaaccagtgtcaacagaatcctgtgttttacctctggtTACTACAACAACTCTGTGAACGCTCTCCAAGGGATGTCTACCCTGAAGAAGCTTCCCTTTGCTCACTGCAGGGAGTtatgtgggattctctctcactgctctccaTCTGTCACTCCGGCTGCTCTCAAGCTACatgaccatgtactcacccagactcgaTTCCACAGCCACGTTGCCTTCCTCTCTACTTTCCTACACCGCCAACTTGTGCTTCGTGGGTTCcatggtgatacgaccaccagccgactACAGGGAGCGATCTCGGTggctgcaggaagaccaccgaaAGTGGCTGACTCCACctaccggctgtcaatcagccgatccAAATACAGACCTGAGCCGGCCTTACCTGAGCCAATCTTATGGGAGCCATCAAGGACTGCATGGACTACGAACCCGCGATGGCAAGTACAAACACCCGACAAGCTTGGTCTACGCcaagtacctgctcagcatcagccTATCTGGGGACCCTAAGGAAGATAGCCCACCCGTGCTGACCGAGACCGGGGTGACCGAAAGTGAATTGGAGAGATTGATCCAAGACACCTGTGTGCAAGGACTGCACTTGAGGAGCAGCCggcagaaactgctggaagaaaaCATCGCCTCGTTTACCAGGACAATGGAGGTAGTCCgctccctggaggctgcagctcTTCATGCCAAGGTTTTCGACTCCCGACTCCCCCAACACCCGGTCTGGCAGATGCAAGATGACCGCTGTAGCCGAAGGGCCGCACTTGGAGGAGACTATCGCTTCAACCGTCACCCCACGCTCCTGTAAATATGAGGGCGccggtgtgggtcagacaggtgaTCCCACAAAGGCTGTCCAGTAAGGAGCTCGTACTGCTCCCAATGCggaaagaaaggccactttgtgaAGGTGTGCCTTTCCAGACCTGTTGGGAGCACGCCGGTCCTCCGCGACCTGCTCTGAGCCACCCCGAACATCGCCAGTAAGGTCGATGTCACTTCTACCAGTACGGAATACATTACTTCCGCCAGTATGGATGTCGTCACCGCCTGCTTCACGGCCGACCACACTGACACCACATGCGCCCGACGAGTGCAGCCATCTTGGGCCAGTTGGACCCTGACGGCACATTGACGGGGAGACGTGGTCAGCATACCCGATTACCAACCCGATGCACCCCATGCCTAGAAAGGAAGCCACTGGCCACTATTCGCCTCATCCATCGGCGAGTAGTGACTTGGACCCCGAAACGGTCCTCGCGTCCACCACCTTTAAAAGGGACATTCTACATGGATTCGGGGGCTCAATGATGAACATCGCTGTCAACAGGAAGGTAACATTATTTCTGTACAATagcagtagtactgagagcttcgaATACCCGAATGTGGTCTGGACATTAAAGCTCAAAATCTATCCCACGAATTTTGATATTGCCTTCGCAGCCAAGGAACACTCCATCACAGCCCTCTGGCGCTGCTTAGTTGATTTGAcagtgggtgggggtggaacATATCacaggttcaggctcctggttatgccaagctctgtgccccagtcctcttAGGAACTTCCAGTACCACCTCCACTTTCGGCAGGCCACTCCCCCTGCTCACGCTCCACAGCGTGCAGCCCTGCAACCACCCCAATCCACCTGTGACCTCTCCAATCTACGAATAACCCATCCTGCACTCTTCAACTACCTTACGCCAGATTGCAGGCCCATAGCTACTAGGAGCAGGTGCTATTGTGTGGCTGACCAGGCCTTCATTAAAGCAGAAGTGAGGCAGATTCTGGGGAAAGGTATCATAAATCCCAGTAGCAGTACctagagagcccaagtcctgatgGTCAAAGTGCGCAgcaaactgaggatggtcatcaattacagtcagaccataaacTGACACACACAGCTGGATGCTGTCTCCCTACCCAgaatagccgacatggtcaacgagaattgacctaaagtcagcctaccaccagctctctATCAATACATAGGTTAAGCCATATACCACCACAAGGCAGATGGGCAGTTCTGCAGAGTTCCATTTGGGGTAATTAatagggtctctgtcttccagcaggCTCCTCGTTTCTCAGACAAAGTTCcctactggcccaagccaccacctttcctcttcccatgcccccccccaccctccaaagcaCAGGCAGCTTTTCCTCTCATCAGGTAGGATGTCGCCGATGCCACAATGCAtgccccattccaggtggagtgcaatgCCTCTGATGTTACCCTCGGAGCCACCCTTAACCGATTCGTGGCCTTTtactccaggaccctccatggttccAAGCttgggcactccaccattgaaaaggaggcccaggtgatcatgGAAGTAGTCCGCtattggcgccactacctggcaggcaaaAGGTTCACCCTTCTCACCAACCAACGTGCAGTGGCGTTCATGTTCAGTACCACTCATgaaggcaagatcaagaacgataagatcttgcgctgaagagtcgagctggccacattcagctaCAACATGCAGTACAGACcagggaagtttaatgactcccccaaTGTCCTGTCCCAGACCTGCGCCACAGTGCAGACAGACCAACTGCAGGCACTACATGACTCCCTTTGTCACAAAGGCATCACACGCctgcctgtaccatttcatcaagtcccagaacctccccttcactgtacaagacatcaggaccatgaccgagtcatgcagggtctgtgcagagtgcaaactgcacaCCTTCTGCCCGTCatcaaggccactcggccctttgaATGGTTTATCATAGAATTCAAGGACCCCTTGCCTTCCACGAACaggaacatctacttcctcatggACGTAGGCAAGTGATCCCATTTTCCATGCCCatacacctccacagccactgttATCTGGGCTCTGACGCAGATCTTCATTGTGATCGGATACCCAGCATTCATCCATAGTGATCAAGGGtccggcttcatgagtgaggagctgcagcaGCATCTGATAGCGCGAGGTATTGTGACTAGTTGCTCAACTTGTTACACCTGAGGGACAATGGGGCACGAAAACAGGGTGATCTGGAAGTTCCAAAGGTTTGTCCATTGACTACTGGTAAGAGGCCCTCCCAAATACACTATATGCCATTAGGTCACTCTTGTGCATGGCTACAAATCAAACCCCTCAGGAGTGCCTTTTCTCATTTCCCAGGAAATCGGTGACTGGAATCTCACTCCCAGCTTGGCTCACATTTCCGGGACTGGTGCTCCGACGCAAACATGTGGGGCCCACAAGTCTGACCCGCTGGTTgagcaggtgctcctcctccaccccaaCTACAACTAtgcctacatcaggtaccccaatggcTGTGAGAACTGTctcgaccagggatctggcaccagcaggggcacCACCACCCCCAATATCACAACTACCCGGCCCAACCTTCCCACCATGGGTACCCTTAGCCTACCCAGGATCCAGGGGCCaaacctctccctcctcccctccagtAAACCCCACTCCTGCTGATTCACACCTACCCATCCACACCTCCATGGACAAATGTGCAAATAAGCACCACGCTGCCCACACAGGCACCTGCCACGACCATGCCGGACACAACCACGCTCTCGCTGACCTTTGAACAGGGGCCAACACTGCGATGTTTACAGAGATTTTGACAGCCCCTGGACCATCTAAACATAAATATCACCCTGCACCATTCCACATGCACCCCTCCAGGACAATGTCTGtagtgatacgaccaccagccgactgcagggggcgatctctgttcCTACAGGAAGACCAACTAAGGGGCTgattccacctggctggctgtcaatcagcagacccgaatatagacctgaaccacagtcttttgagttttgtgcttgctcgctgttACCTCAGCACACCATAGCTTCCAGcgatgattccaggcctcttagtTTGACCAACGCCAGCATCTCAGGTACCTGCCCCACATTCACCGCTGCTCTCAGCTTTTCCCAACAGGTCCTATGCACCACCCTCACATCCATGCGTAGATACCAGCAGCAACGCACCCTCCTGCTACCACAGCT
This region includes:
- the LOC138736400 gene encoding uncharacterized protein produces the protein MHPMPRKEATGHYSPHPSASSDLDPETVLASTTFKRDILHGFGGSMMNIAVNRKEIGDWNLTPSLAHISGTGAPTQTCGAHKSDPLVEQVLLLHPNYNYAYISQFGSDCDPASRKVRPFQVHLLLPGGYGCD